Proteins found in one Salinimonas lutimaris genomic segment:
- a CDS encoding LysR substrate-binding domain-containing protein gives MSNAIPGLTNTDHIGFTVPGLAEAVSFLEEHFGVTLLYESGPFLSSDDCMAASPDYLYSYVKPCTPEDLEQHNCLVFKGTQGVNRWFIGKEQLAVIDVGGSLYSNNAETLVASAVGEAVSLFCLPG, from the coding sequence ATGAGTAATGCCATTCCAGGACTGACAAACACCGATCATATTGGCTTTACGGTACCCGGTTTAGCCGAGGCGGTTTCATTTCTTGAAGAACATTTTGGCGTTACCTTGCTGTATGAATCTGGGCCATTTTTATCCTCCGACGACTGTATGGCCGCGAGTCCTGACTATCTGTATTCCTATGTAAAACCCTGCACACCAGAGGATCTGGAGCAACATAATTGCCTTGTGTTTAAAGGCACTCAAGGCGTTAATCGCTGGTTTATTGGAAAAGAGCAGCTAGCGGTTATTGATGTTGGCGGCTCGCTTTACAGCAATAATGCTGAAACACTGGTGGCAAGCGCGGTGGGTGAGGCGGTCTCATTGTTTTGCCTACCTGGTTGA